A part of Apium graveolens cultivar Ventura unplaced genomic scaffold, ASM990537v1 ctg3685, whole genome shotgun sequence genomic DNA contains:
- the LOC141701293 gene encoding heme-binding-like protein At3g10130, chloroplastic isoform X2, which translates to MIMRFVLLPWKPELIFTGTSVMGINPETNKFCSHEDFWDSIKNNNYFSLEGLWDVMKQLRIYKTPDLETPKFQILKRASTYEVRRYSPFIVVETDGEKLAGSSGFNTVAGYIFGKNSTTEKIAMTTPVFTQAFDADMSKVSIQIVLPSEKDMDSLPDPNQEDISLRKVEGGIAAVLKFSGKPTEDIVAEKEKILRSSLLRDGLKPKTGCLLARYNDPGRTWNFIMRNEVLIWLEEFSLD; encoded by the exons ATGATCATGAGGTTTGTTCTTCTGCCCTGGAAACCTGAATTAATATTTACAGGCACTTCTGTAATGGGCATCAACCCAGAGACTAACAAGTTTTGCAGCCATGAG GATTTTTGGGATtctataaagaataataactatTTTTCTCTTGAGGGATTATGGGATGTAATGAAGCAG TTGCGGATTTATAAGACTCCAGATTTGGAGACACCTAAGTTTCAGATATTGAAGAGAGCATCCACATATGAG GTCAGAAGATACTCTCCATTCATAGTTGTTGAAACTGATGGTGAAAAGCTGGCTGGCTCAAGCGGATTCAATACTGTTGCCGG TTACATATTTGGGAAGAATTCTACAACAGAAAAAATAGCAATGACAACCCCCGTCTTTACCCAGGCATTTGATGCTGATATGTCAAAAGTGTCTATCCAAATAGTTCTTCCATCAGAGAAAGACATGGACAG CTTGCCAGATCCCAATCAAGAGGATATAAGCTTGAGAAAAGTTGAAGGTGGTATTGCTGCTGTACTAAAATTTAGTGGAAAGCCCACTGAGGACATTGTTGCTGAAAAAGAGAAAATACTACGATCTAGTCTTTTAAGAGATGGTCTGAAACCTAAGACTGGTTGTTTGCTTGCTCGTTATAATGATCCTGGACGAACATGGAACTTCATAATG
- the LOC141701293 gene encoding uncharacterized protein LOC141701293 isoform X1, protein MNHEAKTNANQSLWLRFKSSSLTLQLLKHTTPNNPSYLFPGKMSVARLSDPIFRPLSGHITSLYPPQQLKLNRTSVLVTKTMKRNWKLKMSMVEQSPPKSTVDIKQFVDFLYEDLPHLFDDQGIDRTAYDERVKFRDPITKHDSISGYLFNIAMLKKIFTPDFYLHWVKPTGPYEITTRWTMIMRFVLLPWKPELIFTGTSVMGINPETNKFCSHEDFWDSIKNNNYFSLEGLWDVMKQLRIYKTPDLETPKFQILKRASTYEVRRYSPFIVVETDGEKLAGSSGFNTVAGYIFGKNSTTEKIAMTTPVFTQAFDADMSKVSIQIVLPSEKDMDSLPDPNQEDISLRKVEGGIAAVLKFSGKPTEDIVAEKEKILRSSLLRDGLKPKTGCLLARYNDPGRTWNFIMRNEVLIWLEEFSLD, encoded by the exons ATGAACCACGAAGCTAAAACAAATGCTAACCAATCATTGTGGCTAAGATTCAAATCCTCTTCACTAACCCTCCAATTACTCAAACATACCACACCAAACAACCCCTCTTATCTTTTCCCGGGCAAAATGTCCGTCGCACGTCTCTCCGACCCCATTTTCCGGCCACTATCCGGCCACATAACCTCTCTATACCCTCCACAACAACTCAAACTTAACAGAACTTCCGTACTTGTAACCAAAACAATGAAAAGAAATTGGAAACTTAAAATGAGCATGGTGGAACAGAGCCCGCCAAAATCAACGGTCGATATTAAGCAGTTTGTTGATTTCTTGTACGAAGATCTTCCGCATCTGTTTGATGATCAGGGTATTGATCGGACAGCGTACGATGAACGTGTCAAGTTTCGAGACCCGATTACTAAGCATGATAGTATAAGTGGTTATTTGTTCAATATTGCAATGTTGAAGAAGATCTTCACCCCTGATTTTTACTTGCATTGGGTCAAACCG ACAGGACCTTATGAAATAACGACAAGGTGGACAATGATCATGAGGTTTGTTCTTCTGCCCTGGAAACCTGAATTAATATTTACAGGCACTTCTGTAATGGGCATCAACCCAGAGACTAACAAGTTTTGCAGCCATGAG GATTTTTGGGATtctataaagaataataactatTTTTCTCTTGAGGGATTATGGGATGTAATGAAGCAG TTGCGGATTTATAAGACTCCAGATTTGGAGACACCTAAGTTTCAGATATTGAAGAGAGCATCCACATATGAG GTCAGAAGATACTCTCCATTCATAGTTGTTGAAACTGATGGTGAAAAGCTGGCTGGCTCAAGCGGATTCAATACTGTTGCCGG TTACATATTTGGGAAGAATTCTACAACAGAAAAAATAGCAATGACAACCCCCGTCTTTACCCAGGCATTTGATGCTGATATGTCAAAAGTGTCTATCCAAATAGTTCTTCCATCAGAGAAAGACATGGACAG CTTGCCAGATCCCAATCAAGAGGATATAAGCTTGAGAAAAGTTGAAGGTGGTATTGCTGCTGTACTAAAATTTAGTGGAAAGCCCACTGAGGACATTGTTGCTGAAAAAGAGAAAATACTACGATCTAGTCTTTTAAGAGATGGTCTGAAACCTAAGACTGGTTGTTTGCTTGCTCGTTATAATGATCCTGGACGAACATGGAACTTCATAATG